The DNA segment GTGAACATGTGATGTTAGTCGATCTGGCTCGAAATGACTTAAGCCGTCATGGAACCAACGTAACGGTTGATACGTATCGGGAAGTTCAGTTTTTCTCGCATGTAATCCATTTGGTAAGTAAAGTAACCGCCAACAAACATAAGGAAACGCCTACTATGCAAGTGGTGGCCGATACCTTTCCGGCCGGCACGCTAAGTGGCGCTCCCAAACACAAAGCCATGCAGTTACTGGAACAATACGAAAATAGAAGCCGTGAGTTTTATGGTGGTGCGATTGGGTTTATGGATTTCAGCGGAAATTTCAACCACGCCATCATCATCCGTTCGTTTCTAAGTAAAAACCACACCTTACATTATCAAGCGGGAGCCGGAGTGGTTTCAGAAAGTAAAGAAGAAAACGAATTACAAGAAGTGTATAACAAATTAGGTGCTTTAACAAAAGCCTTGAAATTAGCAGAGAAAATTTAATATGAGAATATTAGTAATTGATAACTACGATAGTTTTGTGTACAATTTAGTGCATTATCTGGAAGAATTAGACTGTGAAGTCACCGTAAAAAGAAACGACAGGTTTACCATAGAAGAAGTGGAACAGTACGATAAAATACTTTTGTCCCCAGGACCCGGCGTACCCGATGAAGCAGGATTGTTAAAAAAGATAATTGAGGTGTATGCTGCCAAAAAACCTATCTTAGGGGTTTGTTTAGGGCAACAAGCCATTGGCGAAGTTTTTGGTGGGACTATCAACAACTTAAGTGAAGTGTTTCACGGCGTTGCAACCAAAGCTTCAATTCTAGTGGATGACGAACCGCTTTTTAAAGATCTAGGTGATGAAATTGAAATAGGTCGCTACCACTCGTGGGTTGTTAATAAAGAAGATTTACCGGAAGTATTAGAAATTACATCGGTAGATTCCAACGGACAAATTATGTCGCTACGCCACAAGTTGTATGATGTTCGTGGCGTACAATTTCATCCCGAGAGTGTCTTGACGCCTAAAGGGAAAGAGATCATAAAAAATTGGGTGGAAAGCTAATTGTAGTGAGTAGTGAGTAGTGAGTAGTGAGTAGTGAGTAAAAAATATTATTTTAGTATTACCAATGAAAAAAATCTTAATCGCTCCTTTTGTATTTTTAATTCAGGTGTATCAACAGGTGATATCTCCACTCACGCCTTCCACATGCCGCTACACACCGACTTGTTCACATTATAGTGTAGAAGCCTTAAAACGACACGGATTGCTTAAAGGTGGCTGGCTGGCTATAAAACGCATCGCTAGTTGCAATCCTTGGGGTGGTTCTGGTTATGATCCTGTTCCGCCAAAAAAAGAAAGACCGTAGCGTTTGTATAGCTATTGGATTTTCTATCTTTACAATCGCACACGTACTCTTTTAAATGACTGAAATTAAAAAGGTACGTTATATAAAACATACTACATGACACAATTTTTAGCTTTCACCTGGGACCCTTCTCAAGGGATCGATCTTGGTTTTTTTGTTATCCGTTATTACAGTTTAATGTTTGTAGTCGCCTTTACACTGGGGTGGTTTATTATGAAACGGATATTTAAAAATGAAAACATTTCAGAAGAAAAACTAGACAGCCTTTTTATTTACACAGTTATCGCAACGCTTTTAGGAGCACGTTTAGGGCACGTAATTTTTTATCAAACTGAACTTATTTGGCAAGACCCTCTTTCGGTATTGCTTCCTATTCGTACCGTACCAGAGTTTGAGTTCACCGGTTTCCAAGGGCTTGCTAGCCACGGAGCGGCTATTGCTATTATTATTGCCATGTTTATGTACAGTAAAAAGGTGATTAAAAAACCCGTGCTATGGATTTTAGACCGAGTAGTAATTGCCGTAGCTTGTGGTGGTATTTTTGTACGTATTGGTAATTTTATCAATTCTGAAATAATAGGAAAACCTACTAACGGCGACTTTGGTGTTATCTTTAAACAGTTAGGAGAAACTTTTCCGCGCCACCCAGCGCAGTTGTACGAAGCGGGAGGTTATATTTTGGTATTCCTTATCCTTTGGTTTATCTACTGGAAAACAGATAAACGAAAGTACTTAGGGTATATTTTCGGGCTGTTTTTGATCCTACTTTGGACCGTTCGCTTTTTAGTAGAATTTGTAAAAGAAGCCCAAGTGGAAAACCGTGCCGAATGGGCGCTTAACACCGGACAATGGCTAAGTATTCCTTTTATTTTAATAGGTATCTATTTAATGGTACAATCGGCTAAACGAAGATATCCGAAAGAAGCATAAATTTTACTGTCATCCCGAAGGAGGCACGACGAGGGATCTCATCTGAGTGAATAACTACACGTAATTAATAGGATGTGATTTCTCTTTACAGTCGAAATGACTACAAACAATATCTCATGAAAAAAGCAATCATACTGCTACTTAGCATCACCTTAACGGGTGCTATTTTTAGCTGCAAAGACAAAACAAGCGAACAAAAAAGCATTACCAAAGAAGTTTCCTTCACTAAAGAAGGCGAACTGACCTTAAAAGAGGCTAAAACCGACTCTATTATTACTACGTTGGATATAGAAATTGCCGACGACGAATATCAAACTCAAACCGGCTTAATGTATCGCAAAGGCATGGGCGATAACCAAGGGATGCTTTTTGTATTCGAAGACTCACGCCCGCGATCATTTTATATGAAAAATACTGAGTTTAGTATAGACATTATTTATATAAACAGTGACAAGGAAATTGTTAGCATCCAAAAAAACGCCAAACCCATGGACCCAACTTCCCTACCTTCTCAAGGTGCCGCCCAATATGTGCTGGAAGTAAACGCGGGTCTTAGCGATACGTGGGAATTGGAAAAAGGAGATGTTGTGGGGTGGACGACAAATAACTAATTTCATTAATTATTGGGTTACCCTCATAACTCTTGTATTTTAAATGAATGTTGAAAATTGTTAATAATCATTTCTAACAAACTATTAATAAATAGTTAATTTTATACAATGACATTTTGGGATATCATAAGTATAATTTCTTCTATAATTGGAATCATAACCTTTTTCGGGATTGATTTTCATCATCTACCCTTTTTAAAAAATTCATATTTAAATTCGGTACCTATAACAACTAATTGATTTACAGGTTACTAAAATATAAAATTTTTTTAAATAAATCAGTTAAACTTCGAATTCAGGATTAAGATAAAATATCTTTAAGCATTGAAACTAAATTTAACTTCTACAGAACCATAACGTAAGTACGGAAACTAACCTCTAACCATCTTATGATCAAAGGCCACTAATCCCAAGTTAAATAAATTTATAAACTAAACTAGCTAATTTAGACCCAAGAAAGCCCATCTTCTCATTTGAAAAGACGGGCTTTTTTATAGTTCCGAAGAAACTAGAAACCTTATTTTTTAAGAGCTTCTGGTGTTTCTTCTTCCTCTTCTTCTTTTTTCTCAGTAAGATCAATTCCTCTTTTCTTAACCGTATCGTAGAATACTGGTGTTGCGATGAACAGCGATGAGTAGGTACCTACTACAACCCCAACCATCAAGGCGAAAATTAATCCACGGATAGATTCTGCACCTATAAGGAATATCGATAACAATACAATTAGCGTAGTAACCGAGGTGTTTAACGTACGACTTAACGTACTGTTTAATGCACTGTTAATAATACGGTTCATCTTCCAACTGTTATGCTCATTAAAGAATTCCCGGATACGGTCAAACACAACCACGGTATCATTCAGCGAGTACCCGATTACTGTCAAGATCGCGGCAATGAACGATTGGTCAATCTCCATATTAAACGGCATAAATTTATAGGTAAGTGAGAAGATACCCAACACGATCAATACATCGTGGAATACTGCCGCAACAGCACCTAAACTGAATTGCCATTTTCTAAATCGTAGTAATATGTATAAAAACACGACAATCAACGATCCCAATACGGCCCAGAATGAGTCCCTTTTAATATCATCGGCAATCGTTGGACTTACTTTGTAGTATTCCATTCTACCAACTTCTTTTCCTTCGTCGTCAGCTTTAAACGTTTCGTAAGTCATCCCAGAAGGTAAGTTTGGTTGCAAGCCTTCAAATAACATTTGTTCAATTTCTTGATCCACTTCCGCATTGGCTTCATCTACCTTATACTTCGTAGTGATTTTAAGTTGATTATCACTACCATAGGTTTTTGCTTCAGCACTTCCAAAAACTTCGATTAAATCGTTTTCGATGTTTTTGGCATCCACTGTTTTATCAAAACGCACAGTATAAGTACGTCCTCCCACAAAGTCAACACCTTGGTTTAACCCGTTAGTGAATAACGATATCAAACTGATTGTAACTAAAATACCTGAAATGATAAAAGCCACTTTACGTTTTCCTAAGAAGTTAATATTTACATTCTTAAATAGGTTTTTAGTAGCCCCTGTAGAACACGTTAGCGGTTTTCCGTTTTTAGCATACATATCAACAAACAATCGAGTAATGAAGATTGCCGTAAACAAGGAAGTAAGAATACCTATTAATAAGGTAGTCGCAAAGCCTTGTATAGGCCCTGTACCAAATACCAATAATATTAAACCGGTTAACCCAGTTGTAATATTGGCATCGAGAATAGATGACAATGCATTGTTAAAACCATCTTTAATGGCATCGCGTTGTGCTTTTCCTTTTGCGAGTTCTTCCCTAATTCGCTCAAATATAAGTACGTTCGCATCTACCGAAATACCAATAGTCAATACAATACCAGCAATACCAGGCAACGTTAACACGGCTCCAAGTCCTGCTAAAATTCCGAAAATAAACAAGATGTTCACGACCAAAGCAATATCCGCAAAAGCACCGGCTTTACCATAGTAAAAGATCATCCAAATTAATACAAAAGCCAAGGCAAGTACAAATGATAGAATCCCGCTACTAATAGCTTCCTGCCCTAGTGTAGGTCCTACTACTTCCGATTGGATAATATCAGCAGATGCTGGTAGTTTACCTGCACGTAATACGTTTGCTAAATCCTGTCCTTCCGTAATGGAAAAGTCTCCTGTAATCTGGCTACTTCCACCTGCAATAGGCCCTGTAGTAACGCCTGGGGCAGAATACACAATGTTATCAAGCACAATAGCTATCTGACTTTGGTTTTTATATGCTTCGCCGGTTAATTCTTCCCAAGCTCGGGCTCCTTTTCCGTTCATTTGCATAGAAACGGCTACTTGCCCTCTTTGGTCGTAGGTTTGACTTGCATCGGTCACCACACCACCAGCAATCGGTGGTTCATTGTTTCGGTTTCCTTTAATTGCATATAATGAGGTTACTTCCCCTAAATCTTCTACTTGACTCTCTGTTGGAAGTCCCCAAACAAATTTTGCATAACGGTATTCATTAGGTAATAAAGATTTTACTTGCGGCATACGCAAATAGCTATTAATTGCTGCAGTATCTTTTACTTCAAACGTAGCCAATATTGGGCTTCCCTGAAATCCAGGAGAAACCATTTTATCTAATATCGGGTTTTCTTCAGCTGTTTCTTCTACATCTTCTCCACCCAATAATTTACTAATATCATCCTCATCGGTAGCCGTTGTATCTTGAGCTACTTCTGTAGAATCGTTTTCTGTGGAAGCTTCTGCCTGCTCTGAAGCATTTGAAGAATCTCCCGTCTGGGCAGTTTCTTCTTTCTCTGAAACATCACTTCCTTTTAATGCTTTTACTTTTTCATTGGCTTGAGATAAAAAGCCTGCCATATCATCAAACTTGTAAACATCCCAGAACTCTAACTGTGCTGTACTCTGTAGTAGTTTAGTAACACGCTCTACATCTTTAGCCCCTGGTAATTCTACCAAAATACGTCCAGAGTTTCCTAAACGCTGTAAATTAGGTTGCGTCACCCCAAACTTATCAATACGTTTACGTATAACCTCGAATGCTGAAAGGATAGCCTCATCAATCTTTTGCTCCAATACCGACTTTACTTCATCATTGGTCATGGATGCGTTAATATCATCCTCTAAATTTTTATTAAAGAAAATACTAGTAGAAGCTAAAGAATTATCGCCCGGAATGGCTTCAAACGCTTGATAAAAAGACTCTAAATACGTATCCTGACTACTTTTTTGAAGTTCATCAGCGTTATTGAGTGCCTGGTTAAAAGCAGGATCTTTAGAGTTGTTTGCCAACCCACTTAAGATATCTTTAACCGATACTTGAAGAATTACATTAATCCCTCCTTTTAAATCAAGCCCCTTATTAAGCTCTTTGTCTTTTGCTGTATTGTAGTCAATACCAATTATCACAGGATCGCTACCAATTGAATCTAAATAACGAGATTCTGCTGCTTCGCGTTCATCGTGTTGGTTTTCCTGCGTGTATTGGCTTTTCGCAAACGCCTCTGCATCGCCTTCCACCTTGTTTGCAACAAATGTAAATGACAATTGGTATAAACTTACCAAGCCAAATAGTATTGCAAATACTGTAATGAGTCCTTTATTTTGCATTCTTGTACGTGTTTATATAAATTTTAAAACGTGCAAATATAGGTTTTCAATTAAGAAATGCCAATTATTTTCTTTCTAAAAACTTTAACAAATTAATTGAATACAAATCAATATTTTATATGATTGAGTATACAACATATATGATTTTCTTTTTCTAAAAAAAAAGAACCTGTAAATAAAACATCATACTGCCCAATACCTTCTTTTAATTTTCACCAATATTATTCTGAATTCTATTTATAAATGGATGAAGAATATATCAAAAAATCAAACAAGCCCAACATCATACAACCCAGCCACTTATCAAGTTTTATTTAAAAATTTGTTAACTTTTTATTGTTGACAAATTTTTATTATTCTGATAATCAAATTATTAACATTTTTTTCTTGACAACTTTTTATTTTTAAATAGCGTGAAGTGTCATCTATTTTTCTATATTTACACTTTCAAAATTGATTTCTCAACTACAAAAATTAACACATTATATGCAAGTAAAAGCTCCTGCCTCCGCCCCCAAAACCTACACACAAGAAGAAGCCTTTTCTGCTTCATTAAAATACTTTAAAGGAGACGATCTAGCAGCTCGCGTTTGGGTAAACAAATATGCCCTAAAAGATTCTGATGGTAACATCTACGAAAAAACACCTAACGATATGCATCGTCGTATCGCAAAAGAAATTGCTCGCGTTGAGAAGCAATATCCAAACTCGATGACTGAAGACGAGGTGTTCGATCTAATTAAAGGCTTTAAGTATATTGTACCACAAGGAAGTCCCATGGCCGGTATAGGTAACAAATACCAAGTAGGGTCACTTTCTAACTGTTTTGTTATAGGAAACGACGGAAATTCTGATTCCTATGGAGGCATTATGAAAATTGACCAAGAGCAGGTACAGCTTATGAAACGTCGTGGCGGTGTTGGGCATGACCTTTCGCACATCCGACCAAAGGGATCGCCGGTAAAAAATTCTGCTTTAACCTCAACAGGCATTGTTCCTTTTATGGAACGATACTCCAACTCTACTCGCGAAGTTGCACAAGATGGTCGCCGTGGAGCATTAATGCTTTCTGTTTCCATTAACCACCCAGATGCAGAAGACTTCATCGACGCTAAAATGGAACAGGGTAAAGTAACAGGTGCCAATGTTTCGGTGCGTATGGACGATACGTTTATGAAAGCTGTAAAAAACGAAGGTAACTACACTCAAAAATATCCTATCTTCAGCGAGAACCCAAAGTATTCAAAAGATATTGAAGCTAATAAGCTTTGGAAAAAAATTGTACACAACGCTTGGAAATCTGCCGAGCCGGGCATTTTATTCTGGGACACTATCATTAATGAATCGGTGCCAGATTGCTATGCCGACTTAGGTTACAAAACCGTATCGACTAACCCATGTGGAGAGATTCCTTTATGCCCGTATGACTCTTGTCGTTTATTGGCTATCAACTTATTTTCATATGTTGAAAAACCATTTACTGAAAAAGCGAAGTTCAATTTTAAACTATTTAAAAAACACATAGCCGCTGCCCAACGCATTATGGACGATATTATCGACCTAGAGTTGGAAAAAGTAGATGCTATTTTGGCTAAAATCGATGCTGACCCTGAAGGTGCTGAAGTAAAGGCTGTAGAACGAAACCTATGGTTGAATATTAAAAGAAAAGCTGAAGAAGGGCGTCGTACCGGAATTGGCATTACTGCCGAAGGTGATATGCTAGCAGCTTTGGGCATAAAATACGGAAGTGAAAAAGGCGTTGATTTTTCTGTAGAAATTCATAAAACTATTGCTCTTGAAGCATATCGTGCCTCAGTTTATGCTGCTAAAGAACGTGGAGCTTTCGGGATTTTTGATTCAGAAAGAGAAAAAGAAAACCCGTTTATTCTTCGCTTAAAAGAAGCCGATGAAAAACTGTATTACGATATGCTGGAATACGGCCGTCGGAACATTGCACTCTTAACTATTGCTCCAACCGGAACAACTAGTTTAATGACGCAAACTACTTCTGGAATTGAACCAGTATTTTTACCGGTGTATAAACGAAGAAGAAAAGTAAACCCGAACGATAAAGATGCGCGCGTCGATTTTATAGATGAAGTAGGCGACTCTTGGGAGGAATACGTTGTTTTCCACCACCGCTTTAAAGAATGGATGAAAATCAATGGTCACGATACCGATACAAATTACAGCCAAGAAGAATTGAATGAATTAGTGGAGCAATCACCGTATCATCAAGCCACTTCTAACGATGTGGATTGGTTGAGTAAAGTACGTATGCAAGGCGCCGTTCAAAAATGGGTAGACCATAGTATTAGTGTAACCATCAACCTTCCTAATGATGTAGATGAAGAATTGGTGGGTAAATTATATTTAGAAGCTTGGCAAGCTGGCTGTAAAGGAGTTACCGTTTATAGAGATGGGTCTCGTTCTGGTGTATTGATTTCAAATGAAGAGAAAAAAGAGGAAAATCAAGAATCTTTAATTTCTTTCCCCACCAAACGACCTGAAGTTTTAGAAGCCGATGTAGTACGTTTTCAGAACAACAAAGAAAAGTGGATTGCTTTTATTGGCTTGATTGACGATAAACCTTACGAAATCTTTACTGGATTGGCAGATGAAGATGGGATCTTGCTTCCCCGTTGGGCAACAAAAGGATTGATTATAAAAAACCGAAACGAAGACGGAACCTCTCGATATGATTTTCAATATCAAAACAAAAGAGGATACAAAACTACGATTGAAGGGTTATCACATAAGTTTGACCCAGAATATTGGAATTATGCAAAATTAATTTCCAGTACACTTCGTCATGGTATGCCTATTGAAAAAGCGGTAGAGTTAATTAACAGTTTACAATTGGACAGCGAATCAATAAATACATGGAAAAATGGAGTTGCAAGAGCATTAAAACGCTATGTTGAAGACGGAACATTAGCAAGAAAGCAAAAATGTGACAACTGTAATTCTTCTCAGTTAATTTATCAAGAAGGCTGTTTAACATGTAAAGATTGCGGTTCGTCTAAATGCGGATAATTCATTAAAAAATAAATCGTATCTTATTATCATTAAAGCCCCGATATTAAATCGGGGCTTTTTTAATTATCTTTAAAACGTCTAATCATTTTTTAGAATGAAACCTGCATCCTCCATTTTAATAAAACAAGTTCAATCAAAATCTGTACTTGAACTTCAAAAGATTGCCAAAGAAACGTTTTTCGAGACGTATGCTTCGGAAAATACCAAGGAAGATATGGATGCTTATTTAGCTAAAAACTTCAACACCGAACACCTACAAAGAAGTATAATAAACCCAGATTCGTTTTATTATTTTGCGATGAATCACCAAGAGGTTATTGGCTATTTAAAGGTAAATCAAGGTAGTGCTCAAACAGACAATAAACTTCCTGATGCGCTGGAAATAGAACGCATCTACATCCTATCAAAGTTTCAAAGAAAAGGAGTAGGAAAGCTTTTACTGAAGAAAGCCGTAGAAAAAGCACAGTCATTCAATATAAAAACACTTTGGTTAAGTGTCTGGGATAAAAACCAAAAAGCTATCTATTTTTATAAAAATCAAGGGTTTAAAGCGTTTGACAATCAGTTTTATTGGGTTGGCACCGACAAACAGACCGATGTGTTAATGAAACTGGAATTAGATTTCTGATTAAAATTTCAGAAAAAGATAAAAAAAACCGCCTCAATTGAGACGGTTTTTTTATTCTTGAATGGTTTACAATTCTAGTAAACCATTAGTTTTACTAACGCCTTCAGCGCTTTCTTTTAAATGGTCCTTTTCAGCATCGGTCAATTCTATATCAACAATTTTTTCGATACCGTCACGGCCTAATACTACTGGCACACCGATACAAAGATTGTTTAAACCGTATTCTCCTTCTAACAAGGTAGAACAAGGGAATATTTTTTTCTGGTCGCAAGCGATGGCCTGTACCAATCCGCTTACGGCAGCTCCAGGAGCATACCAAGCCGAAGTACCCAATAATTTAGTAAGGGTTGCGCCTCCAACTTTGGTATCTTCTTTTACTTGGTTTAATCTATCTTCAGAAATAAATTCGGTTACTGGCACACTGTTTCTTGTCGCTAAACGTGTTAAAGGCACCATACCTTTATCACTGTGACCGCCAATCACCATACCGTCAACATCACTAATAGGAGCACCTAATGCTTCAGCTAAACGGTACTTAAAACGAGCGCTATCTAAAGCACCACCCATACCAATAATTCGGTTTTTTGGAAGGTCGGTTGTTTTGTGCACCAAATACGTCATCGTATCCATTGGGTTACTTACCACAATGATAATGGTATTTGGAGAATGCTTTACTAGATTAGAAGAAACATCTTTTACAATTCCAGCATTGATACCAATTAACTCTTCACGAGTCATTCCTGGTTTTCTAGGAATACCACTTGTAATCACACAAATATCACTATCTGCTGTTTTACTGTAATCTCCTGTTGTACCCACTACACGTGTATCGAATGCATTTAAGGAAGCTGTTTGCATTAAATCCATTGCTTTTCCTTCGGCGTAGCCCTCTTTAATGTCTAAAAGAACTACTTCACTTGCAAAATTTTTAATGGCAATATATTCGGCACAACTTGCGCCTACTGCACCTGCTCCTACTACTGTAACTTTCATTATATGTTGTTTTTGAATGAATGATTTATTTGAAACGAGAATTGAATAATTCTTGTTGCGCAAAAATACAATTATCTCATTTAAAATATG comes from the Marixanthomonas ophiurae genome and includes:
- the yidD gene encoding membrane protein insertion efficiency factor YidD — its product is MKKILIAPFVFLIQVYQQVISPLTPSTCRYTPTCSHYSVEALKRHGLLKGGWLAIKRIASCNPWGGSGYDPVPPKKERP
- a CDS encoding DUF192 domain-containing protein, which gives rise to MKKAIILLLSITLTGAIFSCKDKTSEQKSITKEVSFTKEGELTLKEAKTDSIITTLDIEIADDEYQTQTGLMYRKGMGDNQGMLFVFEDSRPRSFYMKNTEFSIDIIYINSDKEIVSIQKNAKPMDPTSLPSQGAAQYVLEVNAGLSDTWELEKGDVVGWTTNN
- a CDS encoding GNAT family N-acetyltransferase; protein product: MKPASSILIKQVQSKSVLELQKIAKETFFETYASENTKEDMDAYLAKNFNTEHLQRSIINPDSFYYFAMNHQEVIGYLKVNQGSAQTDNKLPDALEIERIYILSKFQRKGVGKLLLKKAVEKAQSFNIKTLWLSVWDKNQKAIYFYKNQGFKAFDNQFYWVGTDKQTDVLMKLELDF
- a CDS encoding anthranilate synthase component II; its protein translation is MRILVIDNYDSFVYNLVHYLEELDCEVTVKRNDRFTIEEVEQYDKILLSPGPGVPDEAGLLKKIIEVYAAKKPILGVCLGQQAIGEVFGGTINNLSEVFHGVATKASILVDDEPLFKDLGDEIEIGRYHSWVVNKEDLPEVLEITSVDSNGQIMSLRHKLYDVRGVQFHPESVLTPKGKEIIKNWVES
- a CDS encoding adenosylcobalamin-dependent ribonucleoside-diphosphate reductase — encoded protein: MQVKAPASAPKTYTQEEAFSASLKYFKGDDLAARVWVNKYALKDSDGNIYEKTPNDMHRRIAKEIARVEKQYPNSMTEDEVFDLIKGFKYIVPQGSPMAGIGNKYQVGSLSNCFVIGNDGNSDSYGGIMKIDQEQVQLMKRRGGVGHDLSHIRPKGSPVKNSALTSTGIVPFMERYSNSTREVAQDGRRGALMLSVSINHPDAEDFIDAKMEQGKVTGANVSVRMDDTFMKAVKNEGNYTQKYPIFSENPKYSKDIEANKLWKKIVHNAWKSAEPGILFWDTIINESVPDCYADLGYKTVSTNPCGEIPLCPYDSCRLLAINLFSYVEKPFTEKAKFNFKLFKKHIAAAQRIMDDIIDLELEKVDAILAKIDADPEGAEVKAVERNLWLNIKRKAEEGRRTGIGITAEGDMLAALGIKYGSEKGVDFSVEIHKTIALEAYRASVYAAKERGAFGIFDSEREKENPFILRLKEADEKLYYDMLEYGRRNIALLTIAPTGTTSLMTQTTSGIEPVFLPVYKRRRKVNPNDKDARVDFIDEVGDSWEEYVVFHHRFKEWMKINGHDTDTNYSQEELNELVEQSPYHQATSNDVDWLSKVRMQGAVQKWVDHSISVTINLPNDVDEELVGKLYLEAWQAGCKGVTVYRDGSRSGVLISNEEKKEENQESLISFPTKRPEVLEADVVRFQNNKEKWIAFIGLIDDKPYEIFTGLADEDGILLPRWATKGLIIKNRNEDGTSRYDFQYQNKRGYKTTIEGLSHKFDPEYWNYAKLISSTLRHGMPIEKAVELINSLQLDSESINTWKNGVARALKRYVEDGTLARKQKCDNCNSSQLIYQEGCLTCKDCGSSKCG
- the mdh gene encoding malate dehydrogenase, coding for MKVTVVGAGAVGASCAEYIAIKNFASEVVLLDIKEGYAEGKAMDLMQTASLNAFDTRVVGTTGDYSKTADSDICVITSGIPRKPGMTREELIGINAGIVKDVSSNLVKHSPNTIIIVVSNPMDTMTYLVHKTTDLPKNRIIGMGGALDSARFKYRLAEALGAPISDVDGMVIGGHSDKGMVPLTRLATRNSVPVTEFISEDRLNQVKEDTKVGGATLTKLLGTSAWYAPGAAVSGLVQAIACDQKKIFPCSTLLEGEYGLNNLCIGVPVVLGRDGIEKIVDIELTDAEKDHLKESAEGVSKTNGLLEL
- the lgt gene encoding prolipoprotein diacylglyceryl transferase; protein product: MTQFLAFTWDPSQGIDLGFFVIRYYSLMFVVAFTLGWFIMKRIFKNENISEEKLDSLFIYTVIATLLGARLGHVIFYQTELIWQDPLSVLLPIRTVPEFEFTGFQGLASHGAAIAIIIAMFMYSKKVIKKPVLWILDRVVIAVACGGIFVRIGNFINSEIIGKPTNGDFGVIFKQLGETFPRHPAQLYEAGGYILVFLILWFIYWKTDKRKYLGYIFGLFLILLWTVRFLVEFVKEAQVENRAEWALNTGQWLSIPFILIGIYLMVQSAKRRYPKEA
- the secDF gene encoding protein translocase subunit SecDF; this encodes MQNKGLITVFAILFGLVSLYQLSFTFVANKVEGDAEAFAKSQYTQENQHDEREAAESRYLDSIGSDPVIIGIDYNTAKDKELNKGLDLKGGINVILQVSVKDILSGLANNSKDPAFNQALNNADELQKSSQDTYLESFYQAFEAIPGDNSLASTSIFFNKNLEDDINASMTNDEVKSVLEQKIDEAILSAFEVIRKRIDKFGVTQPNLQRLGNSGRILVELPGAKDVERVTKLLQSTAQLEFWDVYKFDDMAGFLSQANEKVKALKGSDVSEKEETAQTGDSSNASEQAEASTENDSTEVAQDTTATDEDDISKLLGGEDVEETAEENPILDKMVSPGFQGSPILATFEVKDTAAINSYLRMPQVKSLLPNEYRYAKFVWGLPTESQVEDLGEVTSLYAIKGNRNNEPPIAGGVVTDASQTYDQRGQVAVSMQMNGKGARAWEELTGEAYKNQSQIAIVLDNIVYSAPGVTTGPIAGGSSQITGDFSITEGQDLANVLRAGKLPASADIIQSEVVGPTLGQEAISSGILSFVLALAFVLIWMIFYYGKAGAFADIALVVNILFIFGILAGLGAVLTLPGIAGIVLTIGISVDANVLIFERIREELAKGKAQRDAIKDGFNNALSSILDANITTGLTGLILLVFGTGPIQGFATTLLIGILTSLFTAIFITRLFVDMYAKNGKPLTCSTGATKNLFKNVNINFLGKRKVAFIISGILVTISLISLFTNGLNQGVDFVGGRTYTVRFDKTVDAKNIENDLIEVFGSAEAKTYGSDNQLKITTKYKVDEANAEVDQEIEQMLFEGLQPNLPSGMTYETFKADDEGKEVGRMEYYKVSPTIADDIKRDSFWAVLGSLIVVFLYILLRFRKWQFSLGAVAAVFHDVLIVLGIFSLTYKFMPFNMEIDQSFIAAILTVIGYSLNDTVVVFDRIREFFNEHNSWKMNRIINSALNSTLSRTLNTSVTTLIVLLSIFLIGAESIRGLIFALMVGVVVGTYSSLFIATPVFYDTVKKRGIDLTEKKEEEEEETPEALKK